A section of the Streptomyces sp. NBC_01591 genome encodes:
- a CDS encoding cation:proton antiporter, with the protein MHDTTALLVELGSVILGLGLIGRFAGRIGLSPIPLYLLAGLAFGEGGLLPLGASEEFTAVGAEIGVILLLLLLGLEYSASELVTSLKTQYPSGAVDFVLNATPGAVAALLLGWGPVGAVALGGVTWISSSGVIAKVLTDLGRLGNRETPVILGVLVIEDLSMAVYLPLLTAMLAGAGLAGGSIALLIALGTVGFVLYLALRHGRLISRAVSSDNPEMLLLVVLGLTVLVAGVAQELQVSAAVGAFLVGIALSGEVAEGARKLLTPLRDLFAAVFFVFFGLSTNPAEIPPVLLPAALLAIVTVFTKIATGWYAARRAGIGSRGRWRAGGTLVARGEFSIVIAGLAVATEPRIGPIATAYVLILVIVGPLTARWTQPVVAKIQAWRGRDGNGGKGSDAVPAARPAPAVQEEFASSAD; encoded by the coding sequence GTGCACGACACGACCGCACTGCTGGTGGAGCTCGGCTCCGTCATTCTGGGGCTCGGACTCATCGGACGGTTCGCCGGCCGCATAGGGCTCTCGCCGATCCCGCTGTATCTGCTGGCCGGGCTCGCGTTCGGCGAGGGCGGGCTGCTGCCGCTCGGGGCCAGTGAGGAATTCACCGCCGTCGGCGCCGAGATCGGCGTCATCCTGCTGCTGCTCCTGCTCGGCCTGGAGTACAGCGCCTCGGAGCTGGTCACCAGCCTCAAGACCCAATATCCGTCCGGGGCCGTGGACTTCGTACTCAACGCGACCCCGGGAGCCGTCGCCGCACTGCTGCTCGGCTGGGGGCCCGTGGGGGCGGTCGCACTGGGCGGGGTCACCTGGATCTCTTCGTCCGGGGTCATCGCGAAGGTGCTCACCGACCTCGGACGGCTGGGCAACCGGGAGACACCCGTCATCCTCGGCGTCCTCGTCATCGAGGACCTGTCGATGGCCGTGTACCTGCCGCTGCTCACCGCGATGCTCGCGGGAGCGGGCCTCGCCGGGGGCAGCATCGCGCTGCTCATCGCGCTCGGCACCGTCGGGTTCGTGCTCTACCTCGCGCTGCGGCACGGCCGGTTGATCAGCCGGGCCGTGTCCTCCGACAACCCGGAGATGCTGCTCCTGGTCGTCCTCGGACTGACCGTCCTGGTGGCCGGTGTGGCACAGGAGTTGCAGGTCTCCGCCGCCGTCGGCGCGTTCCTGGTCGGGATCGCGCTCTCGGGCGAGGTCGCCGAGGGCGCGCGCAAGCTGCTGACGCCGCTGCGGGACCTGTTCGCCGCCGTCTTCTTCGTGTTCTTCGGGCTCTCCACCAACCCGGCCGAGATCCCGCCGGTGCTGCTCCCCGCTGCGCTGCTGGCGATCGTCACCGTCTTCACCAAGATCGCCACCGGCTGGTACGCGGCCCGGCGGGCCGGAATCGGTTCGCGCGGGCGGTGGCGGGCCGGTGGGACGCTCGTCGCACGCGGTGAGTTCTCCATCGTCATCGCCGGACTGGCCGTGGCGACCGAGCCCCGGATCGGGCCGATCGCCACCGCGTACGTCCTCATCCTCGTCATCGTCGGACCGCTCACCGCCCGCTGGACCCAGCCCGTCGTCGCCAAGATCCAGGCATGGCGCGGCCGGGACGGCAACGGCGGCAAGGGGAGCGACGCGGTCCCTGCGGCGCGTCCGGCGCCCGCAGTCCAGGAGGAGTTCGCCTCCTCCGCCGACTGA